In Syngnathoides biaculeatus isolate LvHL_M chromosome 5, ASM1980259v1, whole genome shotgun sequence, the following are encoded in one genomic region:
- the scfd1 gene encoding sec1 family domain-containing protein 1: protein MAASVREKQTVALRRMLNFNAPPVKNAAAEPVWKVLIYDRFGQDIISPLLSVKELRDVGITLHLSLHSDRDPIPDVPAIYFVMPSEENVDRICQDLRNQLYESYYLNFISAISRSKLEDIAGAALAANAVGQISKVYDQYLNFITLEDDMFILCHQNTELISYHAINRGDVQDADVEAIMDTIVDSLFCFFVTLGAVPIIRCPRGNAAEMVAVKLDKKLRENLRDARNSLFTGDNMAAGQFSFQRPLFVLVDRNVDMATPLHHTWTYQALIHDVMDFHLNRVMLEEGAGTETSPAGARPKKKSRRTYDLTAADKFWQRHKGSPFPEVAESVQEELDTYRAQEDEVKRLKSIMGLEGEDEGAISMLSDNTAKLTSAVSSLPELLEKKRLIDLHTNVATAVLDHIKTRKLDVYFEYEEKLMSKSTLDKSLLDIISDPDAGTPEDKMRLFLIFYVTAQQPPSESDLEQYKTALLDAGCDLSPLSYIKQWKAFTKMAATPANYGNSGVKPMGLFSRVMNSGSQLVMEGVKNLVLKQHNLPVTRILDNLMEMKSHAETDDYRYFDPKMLRGSESSVPRNKNPFHEAVVFLVGGGNYIEYQNLVDYAKSKAGKKIVYGCSELFNAAQFLKQLSQLGQK, encoded by the exons ATGGCGGCGTCTGTGCGAGAGAAGCAGACAG TGGCGCTGAGGCGCATGTTGAACTTCAACGCTCCTCCGGTGAAGAACGCCGCAGCCGAGCCAGTATGGAAG GTTCTGATCTACGACCGTTTTGGACAGGACATCATCTCGCCGCTGCTGTCGGTCAAAGAGCTCAGAGACGTGGGCATCACGCTGCACCT GTCGCTTCACTCGGACAGAGATCCGATTCCCGACGTGCCGGCCATCTACTTCGTCATGCCCTCGGAAGAGAACGTGGACCGGATCTGTCAG GACTTGAGGAACCAGCTGTACGAGTCGTACTACCTGAACTTCATCTCGGCCATCAGTCGAAGCAAACTGGAGGACATCGCCGGGGCGGCGCTGGCCGCCAACGCCGTGGGCCAGATCTCCAAG GTGTACGACCAGTACCTGAACTTCATCACGCTGGAGGACGACATGTTCATCCTGTGCCATCAAAACACGGAGCTCATCTCCTACCACG CCATCAACCGAGGTGACGTCCAGGACGCCGACGTGGAGGCCATCATGGACACCATCGTGGACAGCCTCTTCTGCTTCTTCGTCACGCTGGGCGCCGTGCCCATCATCCGTTGTCCCCGTGGCAACGCGGCCGAGATGGTCGCCGTG AAATTGGACAAGAAGCTGCGCGAGAACCTGCGCGACGCCAGGAACAGCCTCTTCACAGGAGACAACATGGCCGCCGGGCAGTTCAG CTTCCAAAGGCCTCTCTTCGTGCTGGTCGACCGCAACGTGGACATGGCCACGCCCCTTCACCACACCTGGACCTATCAGGCGCTCATCCACGACGTGATG GACTTTCACCTCAACAGGGTGATGCTGGAGGAGGGCGCTGGCACCGAGACGTCCCCCGCCGGCGCCAGACCCAAGAAGAAGAGCAGGCGGACCTACGACCTGACGGCCGCTGACAAGTTCTGGCAGAGACACAAGGGCAG TCCCTTCCCGGAGGTGGCCGAGTCGGTTCAGGAGGAGCTGGACACGTACCGGGCGCAGGAGGACGAGGTCAAACGTCTCAAGAGCATCATG GGCCTGGAGGGCGAGGACGAGGGCGCCATCAGCATGTTGTCGGACAACACCGCCAAGCTCACCTCGGCCGTCAG TTCTCTGCCCGAACTGCTGGAGAAGAAACGTCTGATCGACCTGCACACCAACGTGGCCACGGCCGTGCTGGACCACATCAAG ACCCGAAAACTGGATGTTTATTTTGAGTATGAAGAAAAACTGATGAGCAAGTCGACGTTGGACAAATCGCTGCTGGACATCATCAGCGACCCGGACG CGGGGACTCCCGAAGACAAGATGCGACTTTTCCTCATCTTCTACGTCACAGCTCAGCAGCCTCCTTCGGAG TCGGACTTGGAGCAGTATAAAACGGCTCTGCTGGACGCCGGCTGTGACCTGTCGCCCCTCAGCTACATCAAACAGTGGAA GGCCTTCACCAAGATGGCCGCCACACCCGCCAACTACGGCAACAGCGGAGTGAAGCCCATGGG GCTGTTTTCGCGAGTGATGAATAGCGGTTCTCAGCTGGTGATGGAGGGAGTCAAGAACTTGGTGCTCAAACAGCAC AACCTTCCAGTCACTCGAATTCTCGACAACCTGATGGAGATGAAGTCGCACGCT GAGACGGACGACTACCGCTACTTTGACCCCAAGATGCTGCGCGGCAGCGAAAG TTCCGTTCCCAGGAACAAGAACCCGTTCCACGAG GCTGTGGTTTTCCTGGTGGGGGGAGGAAACTACATCGAGTACCAGAACCTGGTGGACTACGCCAAG TCCAAAGCGGGCAAGAAGATCGTTTACGGCTGCAGCGAACTCTTCAACGCGGCGCAATTCCTCAAACAG ctttcgCAGTTGGGCCAAAAGTGA